The following proteins are encoded in a genomic region of Nonomuraea muscovyensis:
- a CDS encoding helix-turn-helix domain-containing protein — translation MSRESSQSTANRPHRVTMIVDEGSNPFEMGVATELFGLRRPELDRPWYDFTLSAAAPALRMHAGLFTLSGVNGLEAVDDADTVIVPNRPDPLVRPPQAVLDAVRRSAGRGARLVSFCTGAFVLAEAGVLDGRRATTHWRWADTFAARHPGVRLEPDVLFVDDGDVLTAAGSAAALDLGLHLIRRDHGADVVNAVSRRLVFAAHRDGGQRQFIERPVPDAPDTSLAPLLAWAQERLDRPLTVADLAAQAAVSPATLHRRFAAQLGTTPLAWLTTERVVLACRLIERGEQGLDRVARLTGLGTAANLRTRLRRQTGLTPTAYRRRFGPPPEARGHGPQGAGEGPEGERGAIRHAGNRAEGVRERHDGSRAGGVRERHDGSRIER, via the coding sequence ATGTCGCGCGAATCCTCGCAGAGCACTGCGAACCGCCCGCACCGGGTGACGATGATCGTCGACGAGGGGTCCAACCCGTTCGAGATGGGCGTGGCGACGGAACTGTTCGGGCTGCGGCGGCCCGAGCTGGACCGGCCCTGGTACGACTTCACGCTCAGCGCCGCGGCGCCCGCCCTGCGCATGCACGCCGGGCTGTTCACGCTGTCCGGGGTGAACGGGCTGGAGGCGGTCGACGACGCCGACACCGTGATCGTGCCGAACCGGCCCGACCCGCTGGTGCGGCCGCCCCAGGCCGTCCTGGACGCCGTCCGCCGCAGCGCGGGGCGCGGCGCCCGGCTGGTGAGCTTCTGCACCGGAGCCTTCGTGCTGGCCGAGGCGGGGGTCCTCGACGGTCGCCGGGCGACCACGCACTGGCGCTGGGCGGACACGTTCGCCGCCCGCCACCCGGGCGTCCGGCTCGAACCGGACGTGCTGTTCGTGGACGACGGCGACGTGCTGACCGCGGCGGGCAGCGCCGCCGCGCTGGACCTCGGCCTCCACCTGATCCGCCGCGACCACGGCGCCGACGTGGTCAACGCGGTGAGCCGGCGGCTGGTGTTCGCGGCGCACCGGGACGGCGGCCAGCGCCAGTTCATCGAGCGTCCCGTCCCGGACGCCCCGGACACGTCGCTGGCGCCGTTGCTCGCCTGGGCGCAGGAACGGCTGGACCGGCCGCTGACCGTCGCCGACCTCGCCGCCCAGGCGGCGGTCAGCCCCGCCACGCTGCACCGGCGGTTCGCGGCCCAGCTCGGCACCACCCCGCTGGCCTGGCTCACGACGGAACGCGTGGTGCTGGCCTGCCGGCTCATCGAGCGGGGCGAGCAGGGGCTCGACCGGGTGGCGCGGCTCACCGGGCTCGGGACCGCCGCCAACCTGCGGACCCGGCTACGACGGCAGACGGGGCTGACGCCGACGGCCTACCGCCGGCGCTTCGGCCCGCCCCCCGAGGCCCGGGGGCACGGACCGCAGGGCGCTGGTGAAGGCCCCGAGGGGGAGCGGGGCGCAATACGTCACGCCGGAAACCGGGCCGAGGGCGTGCGGGAACGTCACGACGGTAGTCGGGCCGGGGGCGTGCGGGAACGTCACGACGGTAGCCGGATCGAACGGTAG